A part of Diprion similis isolate iyDipSimi1 chromosome 12, iyDipSimi1.1, whole genome shotgun sequence genomic DNA contains:
- the LOC124413406 gene encoding SEC23-interacting protein-like isoform X2: MSDTSRKVKNPLLSAAGVGFPFEDFSGNAVLMPVTPATSSVLQDEGEIASFVGQQPQPPPSSYPAEFNVGSAARPDHQQQQHQNLQSAPATAEIYLPPINEPRDLTTSESAIQPQKQGYLSSLLSSLPNLSLASITGDNREDTAARISAVPDYTSYPSNYPPSSYSTTPYQSSNVGPSPGRQENPHELGGTTTSWFQPNNSTPLVPAAPLFTPPAAQPPPAALPPTGAPSSSYRLGNQRRLKYAPPPDLTTSSPRVSGLPPPTALAPQPVFSPTAPPALYQPQLAPSQVQPPVPGPEFQNAFPSEQRTPSQSIKPRVSEPATPQNTPANPTPSSTFAPPTPGRDWGPGVDEARQNSGDDALRDVDLCESSPLVSLPVPSAPEVGFTPENKLPSSSSSPFAPISAARVSEKLEHLLATRKELSPKVAEPEPLDFGGEKSDSTLASSTAAYFAPTLDRPASNSNFYDPNKFQAEIQPLAGTPAPPPSTSTLSQPSSAPSFYNPSQFSTPANPQPHLQTQSFSVLESFAPVYNPQSYSYPLASNAPLPENHFGSGNSHENPVSYFTPPSPPMGVTVPEPTGSATLDPIQMSVNLLGSSGHTSTFDSGLPNLPPSLHSLAAGTSAPRQMTYRPVYQHWFHRKEVETKVLWLPFSMQDSLNLEEVHNSTEITPETTVATEGGRYDVDILRRLRTPVYWSGAPNEVRRCSWFYKGPTESRYFPYEESVAARLEEEYQQACNTDAWGRRIELNNGEYIIFHSPTVQVHYLQPGSPEPTTSWGSNGGTTLRPRVVKRGVDEFNIDEGEPEQVDHLLFLVHGIGSVCDLKFRSVEEVVDEFRSISLQLVQSHYRTASEQGMVHKMEVLPISWHTTLHSEDTGIDKKLQAITLDSIPKLRHFTNDTLSDILFYTSPIYCQTIMQTVGHEMNRLYALFKKRNPTFEGGVYLGGHSLGSLILFDLLCHQKPPKNEEEDAIKEKPEEEKEPGDEAVKDDDVDNTVKEPKTKPRKSMLSRKISYVMGSAGTGQPYINYPQLHFHPSAFFALGSPIGMFVTVRGIDTLGEDFALPTCPAFFNIFHPFDPVAYRIEALIHPDASKFRPKLIPHHKGRKRMHLELKETMARVGADLKHKLLDSVRSTWNSVYQLAMFHRSDNQALEQEIDKVVEEQLNNASSESVTSQQQVEDSGDDIKIGKLNGGRRVDYVLQEAPFEYINEYIFALTSHVCYWESEDTMLMMLKEIYGSMGIQSDAQLPQQTLTIERAPLSPVVMPRANQPAYMSNPGTSAVAESSFDGKSTPVVMGMDPTAPISERPVGPPPTSGFLRKS; the protein is encoded by the exons aAGGTGAAATAGCTAGCTTCGTAGGGCAGCAGCCTCAACCTCCGCCGTCATCATATCCTGCAGAATTCAACGTCGGATCAGCTGCTCGCCCCGACcaccaacagcagcagcatcagaaTCTACAGAGCGCCCCTGCCACCGCGGAAATTTATCTACCACCTATTAACGAGCCCCGAGATTTAACCACCAGCGAATCCGCCATTCAACCCCAAAAGCAGGGCTATCTATCGTCGCTTCTATCCTCGCTCCCAAACCTTTCCTTGGCTTCTATCACCGGCGATAACAGAGAAGACACCGCTGCCCGGATCTCCGCTGTTCCCGATTACACTTCGTATCCGTCTAACTATCCGCCGAGTAGCTATTCCACCACCCCGTACCAGTCCAGCAACGTTGGGCCATCGCCTGGACGACAGGAAAACCCTCACGAACTTGGAGGAACCACTACAAGCTGGTTTCAACCGAATAATTCTACTCCTCTGGTACCTGCAGCTCCGCTATTTACACCTCCGGCAGCCCAGCCGCCCCCCGCTGCTCTGCCCCCGACAG GAGCTCCGTCATCGTCCTATAGACTCGGCAACCAGCGACGACTCAAGTATGCGCCTCCTCCGGATCTGACTACTTCCAGTCCCCGGGTCAGCGGACTACCTCCACCTACCGCGTTGGCCCCGCAGCCAGTTTTTTCACCCACAGCTCCACCGGCGTTGTACCAACCGCAGCTTGCGCCAAGTCAAGTTCAGCCCCCAGTACCGGGTCCTGAGTTCCAAAACGCGTTTCCGAGTGAGCAGAGAACTCCTTCACAGAGCATAAAGCCGCGGGTTTCCGAGCCTGCAACGCCGCAAAATACCCCGGCGAACCCAACGCCCTCGTCGACCTTCGCGCCTCCGACTCCGGGCCGCGACTGGGGCCCAGGGGTTGATGAAGCCCGGCAGAACAGCGGGGATGATGCGCTGCGTGACGTAGACCTTTGCGAGTCGTCACCCTTGGTGTCGCTTCCGGTCCCGTCGGCGCCGGAAGTTGGTTTCACCCCCGAAAACAAGCTtccgtcctcgtcctcgtcacCGTTCGCCCCGATTTCGGCGGCGCGGGTCTCCGAGAAACTTGAACACCTTTTGGCCACCAGGAAAGAGCTTTCGCCGAAGGTCGCTGAGCCGGAGCCTCTAGATTTTGGGGGCGAGAAATCCGATTCAACCCTCGCTTCGTCCACCGCGGCCTACTTCGCGCCGACCCTCGATCGGCCCGCgtcaaattctaatttttacgACCCGAACAAGTTCCAGGCGGAGATCCAGCCACTTGCTGGGACTCCGGCGCCCCCGCCCTCGACATCGACGCTGTCGCAACCCAGCTCGGCACCGAGCTTTTACAACCCCTCGCAGTTCTCCACTCCGGCGAATCCCCAGCCTCACCTACAGACGCAGTCTTTTTCGGTGCTGGAAAGTTTCGCACCTGTTTACAATCCGCAGAGCTACTCCTACCCTCTGGCCTCGAACGCACCTTTgcctgaaaatcattttggaAGCGGAAACAGTCACGAAAATCCGGTGTCCTATTTCACCCCTCCGTCACCGCCTATGGGAGTCACCGTTCCCGAGCCCACTGGATCCGCCACTCTTGATCCCATTCAGATGTCAGTTAACCTCCTTGGGAGTTCTGGACACACGAGTACCTTTGATAGTGGGCTGCCAAATCTACCTCCAAGTCTACATAGTTTG GCCGCAGGCACTTCTGCACCAAGACAGATGACGTACCGCCCGGTTTACCAGCACTGGTTCCACCGCAAGGAGGTGGAGACCAAGGTGCTCTGGTTGCCGTTCTCAATGCAGGACAGTCTGAACCTCGAGGAGGTTCACAACTCGACTGAAATCACTCCTGAGACCACCGTTGCTACCGAGGGCGGGCGGTACGACGTTGACATCCTCAGGCGACTTAGGACCCCCGTATACTGGTCCGGGGCCCCGAACGAGGTCCGGAGGTGCTCCTGGTTCTACAAAGGACCCACTGAGTCCCGGTACTTTCCCTACGAGGAGAGCGTCGCCGCCAGACTCGAGGAGGAGTACCAGCAGGCCTGCAACACGGATGCATGGGGCAGGAGGATCGAACTGAACAACGGGGAGTACATCATCTTTCACAGCCCAACCGTCCAGGTCCACTATCTACAGCCCGGGTCCCCGGAGCCGACTACATCCTGGGGGAGCAATGGC GGCACTACGCTGCGGCCACGGGTCGTTAAACGAGGAGTCGACGAGTTCAACATCGATGAGGGTGAGCCTGAGCAGGTAGACCACCTTCTCTTCCTTGTACACGGCATCGGAAGCGTTTGCGATCTGAAGTTTAGAAGCGTCGAAGAAGTTG TCGACGAATTTCGCAGCATATCTCTACAGTTGGTCCAATCACACTACCGTACAGCGAGTGAGCAGGGAATGGTGCACAAAATGGAGGTGTTGCCGATATCCTGGCACACGACTCTGCACTCCGAGGACACCGGGATCGACAAAAAGCTGCAGGCAATAACGCTCGATAGCATACCAAAGCTGAGGCACTTCACGAACGACACTCTGTCCGATATACTCTTTTACACCAGCCCGATATACTGCCAAACGATCATGCAAACCGTCGGTCACGAGATGAACCGGCTCTACGCGCTGTTCAAGAAGCGGAACCCGACCTTTGAAGGCGGGGTCTATCTCGGTGGTCATTCCCTGGGGagtttgatattgttcgatcTTTTGTGCCATCAGAAACCACCGAAGAACGAGGAGGAAGACGCGATCAAGGAAAAGCCCGAGGAGGAAAAGGAACCCGGCGACGAGGCGGTT AAGGACGACGACGTTGACAACACGGTAAAAGAGCCGAAAACGAAGCCTCGGAAAAGTATGCTTAGTCGGAAAATCAGCTACGTAATGGGTTCGGCCGGGACCGGTCAACCCTACATCAATTATCCCCAGCTTCACTTTCATCCCAGCGCCTTCTTCGCCCTTGGAAGCCCAATCGGGATGTTCGTAACTGTTCGTGGCATTGACACCCTCGGTGAGGACTTCGCTCTTCCCACCTGCCCCGCTTTCTTTAATATATTTCACCCCTTCGATCCCGTCGCCTACCGAATCGAGGCTCTGATTCATCCGGATGCGAGCAAGTTTCGCCCAAAGCTGATCCCCCATCACAAAGGAAGAAAGCGAATGCATCTTG AATTGAAGGAAACGATGGCTCGCGTTGGGGCAGATCTGAAGCACAAGCTCCTCGACTCGGTGAGAAGCACTTGGAACTCGGTTTACCAGCTGGCGATGTTCCACAGGTCGGACAACCAGGCACTGGAACAGGAAATCGACAAGGTGGTCGAGGAACAGCTGAACAATGCGTCAAGCGAGTCCGTAACCAGCCAGCAGCAAGTCGAGGACTCCGGCGATGACATCAAGATCGGGAAATTGAACGGCGGTAGAAGGGTGGATTATGTCCTGCAAGAAGCCCCCTTCGAGTACATTAACGAATACATATTTGCACTCACGAGTCACGTCTGTTATTG GGAATCGGAGGACACGATGCTGATGATGCTGAAGGAGATATACGGCTCGATGGGAATTCAAAGCGACGCACAGCTGCCTCAGCAAACATTGACAATAGAGAGAGCACCGCTGTCGCCGGTCGTTATGCCGCGAGCAAATCAGCCCGCCTACATGAGCAatcccggcacgtcagccgtCGCTGAGTCTAGTTTCGACGGTAAAAGTACACCGGTTGTAATGGGAATGGATCCGACAGCTCCGATAAGCGAAAGGCCTGTAGGACCTCCACCCACGTCCGGATTCCTTCGAAAGTCGTGA
- the LOC124413410 gene encoding nucleolysin TIAR-like isoform X2: MQAAETTLKTLYVGNLDHSVSEDLLCALFSQIGNVRGCKVIREKRTRSQTILAQASARCARVAKSARAHPRGSELYGQNVSRRWFQIVTTSQSYLANGTKHKEVNKYDDSSER, encoded by the exons ATGCAGGCGGCCGAAACAACGCTAAAAACGCT ATACGTCGGGAATCTCGACCATTCCGTTTCGGAGGATTTGCTCTGTGCCCTATTTTCACAAATTGGGAATGTCAGGGGCTGCAAGGTCATCAGAGAG AAACGCACGAGATCGCAGACAATCTTAGCGCAGGCGTCGGCGCGATGCGCACGAGTAGCAAAAAGTGCGCGCGCGCATCCACGCGGATCAG AATTATATGGGCAGAACGTTTCACGAAGGTGGTTCCAGATCGTGACTACATCGCAGAGCTATTTGGCAAATGGAACTAAACACAAAGAAGTTAACAAATACGATGATTCTAGCGaaagataa
- the LOC124413406 gene encoding SEC23-interacting protein-like isoform X1 produces the protein MSDTSRKVKNPLLSAAGVGFPFEDFSGNAVLMPVTPATSSVLQDEGEIASFVGQQPQPPPSSYPAEFNVGSAARPDHQQQQHQNLQSAPATAEIYLPPINEPRDLTTSESAIQPQKQGYLSSLLSSLPNLSLASITGDNREDTAARISAVPDYTSYPSNYPPSSYSTTPYQSSNVGPSPGRQENPHELGGTTTSWFQPNNSTPLVPAAPLFTPPAAQPPPAALPPTGAPSSSYRLGNQRRLKYAPPPDLTTSSPRVSGLPPPTALAPQPVFSPTAPPALYQPQLAPSQVQPPVPGPEFQNAFPSEQRTPSQSIKPRVSEPATPQNTPANPTPSSTFAPPTPGRDWGPGVDEARQNSGDDALRDVDLCESSPLVSLPVPSAPEVGFTPENKLPSSSSSPFAPISAARVSEKLEHLLATRKELSPKVAEPEPLDFGGEKSDSTLASSTAAYFAPTLDRPASNSNFYDPNKFQAEIQPLAGTPAPPPSTSTLSQPSSAPSFYNPSQFSTPANPQPHLQTQSFSVLESFAPVYNPQSYSYPLASNAPLPENHFGSGNSHENPVSYFTPPSPPMGVTVPEPTGSATLDPIQMSVNLLGSSGHTSTFDSGLPNLPPSLHSLAAGTSAPRQMTYRPVYQHWFHRKEVETKVLWLPFSMQDSLNLEEVHNSTEITPETTVATEGGRYDVDILRRLRTPVYWSGAPNEVRRCSWFYKGPTESRYFPYEESVAARLEEEYQQACNTDAWGRRIELNNGEYIIFHSPTVQVHYLQPGSPEPTTSWGSNGGSEDSAYLQGTTLRPRVVKRGVDEFNIDEGEPEQVDHLLFLVHGIGSVCDLKFRSVEEVVDEFRSISLQLVQSHYRTASEQGMVHKMEVLPISWHTTLHSEDTGIDKKLQAITLDSIPKLRHFTNDTLSDILFYTSPIYCQTIMQTVGHEMNRLYALFKKRNPTFEGGVYLGGHSLGSLILFDLLCHQKPPKNEEEDAIKEKPEEEKEPGDEAVKDDDVDNTVKEPKTKPRKSMLSRKISYVMGSAGTGQPYINYPQLHFHPSAFFALGSPIGMFVTVRGIDTLGEDFALPTCPAFFNIFHPFDPVAYRIEALIHPDASKFRPKLIPHHKGRKRMHLELKETMARVGADLKHKLLDSVRSTWNSVYQLAMFHRSDNQALEQEIDKVVEEQLNNASSESVTSQQQVEDSGDDIKIGKLNGGRRVDYVLQEAPFEYINEYIFALTSHVCYWESEDTMLMMLKEIYGSMGIQSDAQLPQQTLTIERAPLSPVVMPRANQPAYMSNPGTSAVAESSFDGKSTPVVMGMDPTAPISERPVGPPPTSGFLRKS, from the exons aAGGTGAAATAGCTAGCTTCGTAGGGCAGCAGCCTCAACCTCCGCCGTCATCATATCCTGCAGAATTCAACGTCGGATCAGCTGCTCGCCCCGACcaccaacagcagcagcatcagaaTCTACAGAGCGCCCCTGCCACCGCGGAAATTTATCTACCACCTATTAACGAGCCCCGAGATTTAACCACCAGCGAATCCGCCATTCAACCCCAAAAGCAGGGCTATCTATCGTCGCTTCTATCCTCGCTCCCAAACCTTTCCTTGGCTTCTATCACCGGCGATAACAGAGAAGACACCGCTGCCCGGATCTCCGCTGTTCCCGATTACACTTCGTATCCGTCTAACTATCCGCCGAGTAGCTATTCCACCACCCCGTACCAGTCCAGCAACGTTGGGCCATCGCCTGGACGACAGGAAAACCCTCACGAACTTGGAGGAACCACTACAAGCTGGTTTCAACCGAATAATTCTACTCCTCTGGTACCTGCAGCTCCGCTATTTACACCTCCGGCAGCCCAGCCGCCCCCCGCTGCTCTGCCCCCGACAG GAGCTCCGTCATCGTCCTATAGACTCGGCAACCAGCGACGACTCAAGTATGCGCCTCCTCCGGATCTGACTACTTCCAGTCCCCGGGTCAGCGGACTACCTCCACCTACCGCGTTGGCCCCGCAGCCAGTTTTTTCACCCACAGCTCCACCGGCGTTGTACCAACCGCAGCTTGCGCCAAGTCAAGTTCAGCCCCCAGTACCGGGTCCTGAGTTCCAAAACGCGTTTCCGAGTGAGCAGAGAACTCCTTCACAGAGCATAAAGCCGCGGGTTTCCGAGCCTGCAACGCCGCAAAATACCCCGGCGAACCCAACGCCCTCGTCGACCTTCGCGCCTCCGACTCCGGGCCGCGACTGGGGCCCAGGGGTTGATGAAGCCCGGCAGAACAGCGGGGATGATGCGCTGCGTGACGTAGACCTTTGCGAGTCGTCACCCTTGGTGTCGCTTCCGGTCCCGTCGGCGCCGGAAGTTGGTTTCACCCCCGAAAACAAGCTtccgtcctcgtcctcgtcacCGTTCGCCCCGATTTCGGCGGCGCGGGTCTCCGAGAAACTTGAACACCTTTTGGCCACCAGGAAAGAGCTTTCGCCGAAGGTCGCTGAGCCGGAGCCTCTAGATTTTGGGGGCGAGAAATCCGATTCAACCCTCGCTTCGTCCACCGCGGCCTACTTCGCGCCGACCCTCGATCGGCCCGCgtcaaattctaatttttacgACCCGAACAAGTTCCAGGCGGAGATCCAGCCACTTGCTGGGACTCCGGCGCCCCCGCCCTCGACATCGACGCTGTCGCAACCCAGCTCGGCACCGAGCTTTTACAACCCCTCGCAGTTCTCCACTCCGGCGAATCCCCAGCCTCACCTACAGACGCAGTCTTTTTCGGTGCTGGAAAGTTTCGCACCTGTTTACAATCCGCAGAGCTACTCCTACCCTCTGGCCTCGAACGCACCTTTgcctgaaaatcattttggaAGCGGAAACAGTCACGAAAATCCGGTGTCCTATTTCACCCCTCCGTCACCGCCTATGGGAGTCACCGTTCCCGAGCCCACTGGATCCGCCACTCTTGATCCCATTCAGATGTCAGTTAACCTCCTTGGGAGTTCTGGACACACGAGTACCTTTGATAGTGGGCTGCCAAATCTACCTCCAAGTCTACATAGTTTG GCCGCAGGCACTTCTGCACCAAGACAGATGACGTACCGCCCGGTTTACCAGCACTGGTTCCACCGCAAGGAGGTGGAGACCAAGGTGCTCTGGTTGCCGTTCTCAATGCAGGACAGTCTGAACCTCGAGGAGGTTCACAACTCGACTGAAATCACTCCTGAGACCACCGTTGCTACCGAGGGCGGGCGGTACGACGTTGACATCCTCAGGCGACTTAGGACCCCCGTATACTGGTCCGGGGCCCCGAACGAGGTCCGGAGGTGCTCCTGGTTCTACAAAGGACCCACTGAGTCCCGGTACTTTCCCTACGAGGAGAGCGTCGCCGCCAGACTCGAGGAGGAGTACCAGCAGGCCTGCAACACGGATGCATGGGGCAGGAGGATCGAACTGAACAACGGGGAGTACATCATCTTTCACAGCCCAACCGTCCAGGTCCACTATCTACAGCCCGGGTCCCCGGAGCCGACTACATCCTGGGGGAGCAATGGC GGTTCAGAGGACAGTGCGTATTTGCAGGGCACTACGCTGCGGCCACGGGTCGTTAAACGAGGAGTCGACGAGTTCAACATCGATGAGGGTGAGCCTGAGCAGGTAGACCACCTTCTCTTCCTTGTACACGGCATCGGAAGCGTTTGCGATCTGAAGTTTAGAAGCGTCGAAGAAGTTG TCGACGAATTTCGCAGCATATCTCTACAGTTGGTCCAATCACACTACCGTACAGCGAGTGAGCAGGGAATGGTGCACAAAATGGAGGTGTTGCCGATATCCTGGCACACGACTCTGCACTCCGAGGACACCGGGATCGACAAAAAGCTGCAGGCAATAACGCTCGATAGCATACCAAAGCTGAGGCACTTCACGAACGACACTCTGTCCGATATACTCTTTTACACCAGCCCGATATACTGCCAAACGATCATGCAAACCGTCGGTCACGAGATGAACCGGCTCTACGCGCTGTTCAAGAAGCGGAACCCGACCTTTGAAGGCGGGGTCTATCTCGGTGGTCATTCCCTGGGGagtttgatattgttcgatcTTTTGTGCCATCAGAAACCACCGAAGAACGAGGAGGAAGACGCGATCAAGGAAAAGCCCGAGGAGGAAAAGGAACCCGGCGACGAGGCGGTT AAGGACGACGACGTTGACAACACGGTAAAAGAGCCGAAAACGAAGCCTCGGAAAAGTATGCTTAGTCGGAAAATCAGCTACGTAATGGGTTCGGCCGGGACCGGTCAACCCTACATCAATTATCCCCAGCTTCACTTTCATCCCAGCGCCTTCTTCGCCCTTGGAAGCCCAATCGGGATGTTCGTAACTGTTCGTGGCATTGACACCCTCGGTGAGGACTTCGCTCTTCCCACCTGCCCCGCTTTCTTTAATATATTTCACCCCTTCGATCCCGTCGCCTACCGAATCGAGGCTCTGATTCATCCGGATGCGAGCAAGTTTCGCCCAAAGCTGATCCCCCATCACAAAGGAAGAAAGCGAATGCATCTTG AATTGAAGGAAACGATGGCTCGCGTTGGGGCAGATCTGAAGCACAAGCTCCTCGACTCGGTGAGAAGCACTTGGAACTCGGTTTACCAGCTGGCGATGTTCCACAGGTCGGACAACCAGGCACTGGAACAGGAAATCGACAAGGTGGTCGAGGAACAGCTGAACAATGCGTCAAGCGAGTCCGTAACCAGCCAGCAGCAAGTCGAGGACTCCGGCGATGACATCAAGATCGGGAAATTGAACGGCGGTAGAAGGGTGGATTATGTCCTGCAAGAAGCCCCCTTCGAGTACATTAACGAATACATATTTGCACTCACGAGTCACGTCTGTTATTG GGAATCGGAGGACACGATGCTGATGATGCTGAAGGAGATATACGGCTCGATGGGAATTCAAAGCGACGCACAGCTGCCTCAGCAAACATTGACAATAGAGAGAGCACCGCTGTCGCCGGTCGTTATGCCGCGAGCAAATCAGCCCGCCTACATGAGCAatcccggcacgtcagccgtCGCTGAGTCTAGTTTCGACGGTAAAAGTACACCGGTTGTAATGGGAATGGATCCGACAGCTCCGATAAGCGAAAGGCCTGTAGGACCTCCACCCACGTCCGGATTCCTTCGAAAGTCGTGA
- the LOC124413410 gene encoding nucleolysin TIAR-like isoform X1: protein MHFEEFVAGAGVVVAVSWPPCRTQRYVGNLDHSVSEDLLCALFSQIGNVRGCKVIREKRTRSQTILAQASARCARVAKSARAHPRGSELYGQNVSRRWFQIVTTSQSYLANGTKHKEVNKYDDSSER from the exons atgcaCTTCGAAGAGTTCGTCGCCGGCGCCGGCGTCGTTGTCGCAGTTTCTTGGCCGCCTTGTCGCACACAAag ATACGTCGGGAATCTCGACCATTCCGTTTCGGAGGATTTGCTCTGTGCCCTATTTTCACAAATTGGGAATGTCAGGGGCTGCAAGGTCATCAGAGAG AAACGCACGAGATCGCAGACAATCTTAGCGCAGGCGTCGGCGCGATGCGCACGAGTAGCAAAAAGTGCGCGCGCGCATCCACGCGGATCAG AATTATATGGGCAGAACGTTTCACGAAGGTGGTTCCAGATCGTGACTACATCGCAGAGCTATTTGGCAAATGGAACTAAACACAAAGAAGTTAACAAATACGATGATTCTAGCGaaagataa